A single region of the Deltaproteobacteria bacterium genome encodes:
- a CDS encoding MFS transporter, producing the protein GSLVINVTIAQWFVRKRGRAMGIANLGTGIAKLSIPIAAASLFVLVGWRYTWAIFGVIAPLLVVAPALIFVRRQPEDLGLRPDGDPPTPDAPKIAEATTGNTQKQTAKSTDEAVWTRAQALRLPTFWVLVVTFGIASVGIAGLNLHLFSYVTDIGYTPIVAASFMSTIAITQLGSSLVWGMLADKFDIKKVSSVQFLIQAVGLITLFTSRQIHFTYIGFFLYGTGLAGSFVLRELIWANFFGRNSLGTVRGLSLLFSHLFAASGAPFFGFLHDRTGSYDLSFTIFSCALFTSAFLVLLAKRPLRCG; encoded by the coding sequence GGCTCGCTGGTGATCAACGTCACCATCGCCCAATGGTTCGTGCGCAAACGCGGCCGCGCCATGGGCATCGCCAACCTCGGCACCGGCATCGCCAAGTTAAGCATCCCCATCGCCGCCGCCTCGCTCTTCGTCCTGGTCGGCTGGCGTTATACTTGGGCGATCTTCGGCGTCATCGCGCCGCTGCTGGTCGTCGCCCCGGCGCTGATCTTCGTGCGCCGCCAACCGGAAGATTTAGGACTCCGCCCGGACGGTGATCCACCAACACCCGACGCGCCAAAAATTGCAGAAGCAACTACTGGCAACACGCAAAAACAGACAGCGAAGAGTACGGATGAAGCGGTGTGGACCCGCGCCCAAGCGCTACGTCTACCGACCTTTTGGGTGCTGGTCGTCACCTTCGGCATCGCCAGCGTCGGCATCGCCGGCTTGAACTTGCATCTGTTTTCCTATGTCACCGATATCGGCTACACACCCATCGTCGCCGCCTCGTTCATGAGCACCATCGCCATCACCCAGTTGGGCTCGTCCTTGGTCTGGGGCATGCTCGCCGACAAGTTCGACATCAAAAAAGTTTCGTCGGTGCAATTCTTGATTCAAGCCGTCGGCTTGATCACTCTTTTCACCAGCCGGCAAATTCATTTCACCTACATCGGTTTTTTTCTCTACGGCACCGGCCTGGCGGGCAGCTTCGTTCTGCGCGAATTGATCTGGGCCAATTTCTTCGGCCGCAATTCCCTCGGCACCGTGCGCGGCCTGTCGCTGCTATTCTCCCACCTGTTCGCCGCCAGTGGCGCGCCGTTCTTCGGCTTCCTGCACGATCGCACCGGCAGCTACGATCTCTCGTTCACGATTTTTTCCTGCGCGCTGTTTACTTCGGCGTTCTTGGTGTTGTTGGCGAAGCGACCGCTAAGATGCGGCTAA